The following DNA comes from Mycobacteroides immunogenum.
GCCGTTGTGGTTGGCGGCGACATGCTTGACGATCGCCAGACCCAGCCCGGTGCCTCCGGTATCGCGGGAGCGCGCCTTGTCGACCCGGAAGAACCGTTCGAAGACGCGCTCTTGATGTTCCTTGGCGATGCCGATGCCACGGTCGGTGACCGCGATCTCGATCTTGTCGCCGCGGCGGCGGCGGCTGATCGACACCGGCGACCCCTGCGGCGAGTAGGCGATGGCGTTGGCCACCAAGTTGCTGATCGCGGTGATGAGCAGGGTGGGATCACCGCGCACCTCAAAGCCGCTGGGCGCGTCGGTGGTGACCGCGATATCGGCGTTCTCGGCGACCACCTTGGAGCGGCTCAGCGCCTCGGACACCACGAAGTCCACATCGACGACCTCCAGGTCGGGCAGTTTTTCGGCCCCCTGCAGCCGCGAGAGCGCGATGAGCTCGGTGACCATGTTGCCCAGGCGGTGGGACTCCGCGAGCACCTGCTCGCCGAAATGTCGCACCGTCTCGGGGTCATCGGAGGATGACAGCAGCGCCTCGGCGAGCACCCCCATCGCGCCGACGGGCGTCTTGAGCTCGTGGCTGACGTTGGCCACGAAATCTCTGCGGGTGGCTTCCATGCGGACATGCTCGGAGTCGTCGTCGACGTAGATGACCACCCAGCGGGTGTCGGCGTCGGACAACCTGCGCACGTGACCGCGTAGTGAGAATCCCGCACGGCCCGGCGCCCTCGGCTTGGTGGTCAGGTCCACTTCGACGGCCTCACCGGTGGCCAGCGTCCGCTGCGCGGCGTTCCATGCCTGTTCGTCGAGCTGACGGTCGCGCACCAGCCCCAACTCCCGTGCGCGGGCATTGACCAGGACCACGTCCTGATGCTTGTCGACGACGACGACTCCGGTCGGCGAGATGGCGACGATGCGCTCGAGCATCTGAGAGACCGTCAGGCCGGTCTGGGCTACGTCGGAAGCCTTGCGGTGGGACGAAGAGCGACGCGAGTACCACGCGCCCAGCGCCGCGCCCACAGCAAGCGCCGCGAGCGCAGCGGTCGCAACAAGAAGGGCCGATGCGGCGGTCACGCGAAAAGCGTACGCATTCGGTGAACGTCACCCCAGCAGCGTGCGGCTAAAAGCCGAGCAAGTCACATATTCCGGCACAGGTGTTAGGCGTGCGTTCACCGAGTATTCGCCGATTGGCGATCTTCTGGTGGGGCCAGACTCGCGGTGAGGTTATTTCGCGCCCTGGTTGGCTACCGCGGCGGCGCCGGCGGCCGCGGCCTCCGGATCCAGGTAGACCCCGCCCGGAGTGATCGGTTTGAGGTTCTCGTCGAGGTCGTACCGCAACGGAATGCCCGTCGGGATGTTCAGACCGACGATCTCCTCGTCGGAGATGCCGTCGAGATACTTCACCAGAGCACGCAGCGAATTACCGTGGGCAGCAACGAGAACGGTCTTACCCGTGCGGAGCTCGGGAACAATGGAATCCTCGTAGTAGGGCACGAACCGCGTCACCACGTCGGCCAGACATTCGGTGAGCGGTCCACCGTCGATATCGGCGTAGCGGGGGTCTTGGTCCTGGCTGTAGTGGCTGCCACGCTCGATGGGCGGCGGCGGGGTGTCGTAGCTGCGGCGCCAGGCCATGAACTGCTCCTCGCCGTACTTGGCCTTGGTTTCCGCCTTGTCCAGCCCCTGCAGTGCGCCGTAGTGCCGCTCGTTGAGGCGCCAGTCCCGCACCACCGGTATCCACAGCCGGTCCGCCGTGTCGAGAGCCAGGTGTGCCGTGTTGATCGCACGGCGCAGCAGCGAGGTGAACAGAATGTCCGGCAGCAGCCCCTGCTGAGCGAGTAACTCGCCACCGCGCTGCGCCTCGGACCTGCCCTTTTCCGTCAGGTCGACATCGACCCAGCCGGTGAACAGGTTCTTGGCGTTCCACTGGCTCTCGCCATGGCGCAGCAGGATCAGGGTGGCCCCGTTTGTCTGGCTGGAGGTCTCGCCGCTCATGAGCGTTACCTTATCCCGCCATTCGCCATCGTCACTGCCCGCACCGGCTCGGTCTGCCCCTCAAACGCATAGTCATGGAGCGGAAAGGTACGTGACGAGCGGCGGGCGGCCTGGGTGGACATCGGCCGGATGTAGGCGGACTCACCGTTGTGGTCGAAGTAGTAGCTGTTGGCGGTGGCACAGTTGCCGACCTGGAACAGCGAGGTGGCGTAGCGCCCACGAACCTGTTCGGTCCACTCCGC
Coding sequences within:
- a CDS encoding sensor histidine kinase; protein product: MTAASALLVATAALAALAVGAALGAWYSRRSSSHRKASDVAQTGLTVSQMLERIVAISPTGVVVVDKHQDVVLVNARARELGLVRDRQLDEQAWNAAQRTLATGEAVEVDLTTKPRAPGRAGFSLRGHVRRLSDADTRWVVIYVDDDSEHVRMEATRRDFVANVSHELKTPVGAMGVLAEALLSSSDDPETVRHFGEQVLAESHRLGNMVTELIALSRLQGAEKLPDLEVVDVDFVVSEALSRSKVVAENADIAVTTDAPSGFEVRGDPTLLITAISNLVANAIAYSPQGSPVSISRRRRGDKIEIAVTDRGIGIAKEHQERVFERFFRVDKARSRDTGGTGLGLAIVKHVAANHNGAIKLWSQPGTGSTFTLSLPVYEDDVDDPETDTQSDETAPRKDATNHTQRSNGLAAGGSSPVPPSRLREEHKATTREEHVRR
- a CDS encoding phosphoglyceromutase, with translation MSGETSSQTNGATLILLRHGESQWNAKNLFTGWVDVDLTEKGRSEAQRGGELLAQQGLLPDILFTSLLRRAINTAHLALDTADRLWIPVVRDWRLNERHYGALQGLDKAETKAKYGEEQFMAWRRSYDTPPPPIERGSHYSQDQDPRYADIDGGPLTECLADVVTRFVPYYEDSIVPELRTGKTVLVAAHGNSLRALVKYLDGISDEEIVGLNIPTGIPLRYDLDENLKPITPGGVYLDPEAAAAGAAAVANQGAK